One Nocardia farcinica genomic region harbors:
- a CDS encoding SfnB family sulfur acquisition oxidoreductase: MTTIVAAAEAIDVAAALAADFAAGAAARDAQRRLPDEQVAALKTSGLLALSVPVEYGGPAAPATVLAEVFRILAHADPSLAQIPHSHFVFLEALRLQGTDEQCARFYEQVRAGALLANAQSERGPHPIDVDTTTLVRRPSGDYLLSGRKFYATGALFADWVVVRASLSEGAEAPTAATPKAIAFVPRDATGLTVLDDWGGMGQRTTASGTVTLDDVAVPAADVVPFSPIFTRPTVYGARAQLLHTAIDVGIATGALAAGVCQARRARPHFEAGVAAAVDDPTLLTVAGELAVTVRGAEALLAAAARAVDAAAANPTEESAAEASIAVAAAKVAAVRAALAATNGLFELGGTSSATAAANLSRYWRDARTHTLHDPTRWKVQHIGRHTLTGAPPPRHGQI; the protein is encoded by the coding sequence ATGACGACGATCGTCGCGGCCGCGGAGGCGATCGACGTCGCGGCCGCGCTCGCCGCGGATTTCGCGGCGGGCGCGGCGGCGCGGGACGCGCAGCGGCGGTTGCCGGACGAGCAGGTGGCGGCGTTGAAGACCTCGGGTCTGCTGGCGCTGTCGGTGCCGGTCGAGTACGGCGGGCCCGCCGCCCCGGCCACGGTGCTGGCCGAGGTGTTCCGCATCCTCGCGCACGCCGACCCGTCGCTGGCGCAGATCCCGCACTCGCACTTCGTGTTTCTCGAAGCGCTGCGCCTCCAGGGCACCGACGAGCAGTGCGCCCGCTTCTACGAGCAGGTCCGCGCGGGCGCGCTGCTGGCCAACGCGCAATCCGAACGCGGCCCGCACCCCATCGACGTCGACACCACCACGCTGGTGCGCCGACCGTCCGGCGACTACCTGCTGTCCGGGCGCAAGTTCTACGCCACCGGTGCGCTGTTCGCCGACTGGGTGGTGGTGCGGGCGTCGCTGAGCGAGGGCGCCGAGGCACCGACCGCGGCCACGCCGAAGGCGATCGCGTTCGTCCCCCGCGACGCCACGGGCCTGACGGTGCTCGACGACTGGGGCGGCATGGGCCAGCGCACCACCGCCTCGGGCACGGTCACCCTCGACGACGTCGCGGTGCCCGCCGCCGATGTGGTGCCGTTCTCGCCGATCTTCACCCGCCCCACCGTCTACGGCGCGCGAGCCCAGTTGCTGCACACCGCGATCGACGTCGGTATCGCCACCGGCGCCCTGGCGGCCGGCGTGTGCCAGGCGCGGCGCGCCCGCCCGCATTTCGAGGCCGGGGTGGCCGCGGCGGTCGACGATCCGACCTTGCTGACCGTGGCCGGTGAGCTGGCCGTGACGGTGCGCGGCGCCGAGGCCCTGCTGGCCGCGGCGGCCCGCGCCGTGGACGCCGCCGCGGCGAATCCCACCGAGGAGAGCGCCGCGGAGGCGTCGATCGCCGTCGCCGCGGCGAAGGTGGCCGCCGTCCGGGCCGCGCTGGCCGCCACCAACGGGTTGTTCGAGCTCGGCGGCACCAGCAGCGCGACGGCGGCGGCGAACCTGTCCCGGTACTGGCGCGACGCCCGCACCCACACCCTGCACGATCCGACGCGGTGGAAGGTGCAGCACATCGGCCGCCACACCCTCACCGGCGCGCCGCCACCGCGCCACGGCCAGATCTAG
- a CDS encoding vWA domain-containing protein, with amino-acid sequence MSPEVGELDEAAVRAAVAADPDAVLPLLMAMRRATDTGLRDKINALVPRLLLERAAAGRHHGGGRPRMRRQRADHGGDLDVDASLEAIAAARAAGREPGLAELTAARWHRPGAALCLLIDRSGSMEGERLATAALAAAACATRARQTGTELAVIAFDARARVLHDIAATVDPDAVVDAVLGLRGHGTTSLHAAFGAAAGQLARARSARSVTVLLSDCRVTDDVDPIPAARGVPDLAVIAPGSDPAEAQRFAALADARVAVLDSVDGLPEVLESLLRH; translated from the coding sequence TTGTCCCCGGAGGTCGGTGAACTCGACGAGGCGGCGGTGCGCGCGGCGGTCGCCGCCGACCCGGACGCGGTGCTGCCGCTGCTCATGGCGATGCGGCGGGCCACCGACACCGGATTGCGGGACAAGATCAACGCACTGGTGCCGCGCCTGCTGCTCGAACGCGCCGCGGCCGGTCGACACCACGGCGGCGGCAGGCCGCGGATGCGACGGCAGCGCGCCGACCACGGCGGGGATCTGGACGTCGATGCCTCCCTGGAGGCCATCGCCGCCGCCCGCGCCGCGGGCAGGGAGCCCGGCCTGGCCGAACTCACCGCCGCCCGCTGGCACCGGCCGGGTGCGGCGTTGTGCCTGCTGATCGACCGGTCCGGATCGATGGAGGGCGAGCGGCTGGCCACCGCCGCGCTGGCCGCCGCGGCCTGCGCGACGCGTGCCAGGCAGACCGGCACCGAACTGGCGGTGATCGCCTTCGACGCGCGGGCGCGGGTGCTGCACGACATCGCCGCCACCGTGGACCCCGACGCCGTGGTGGACGCGGTGCTCGGTCTGCGCGGCCACGGCACCACGTCGTTGCACGCGGCATTCGGCGCGGCGGCGGGCCAACTGGCGCGGGCCCGTTCGGCGCGTTCGGTCACGGTGCTGCTCTCGGACTGCCGCGTCACCGACGACGTCGACCCGATCCCGGCCGCCCGCGGGGTGCCCGACCTCGCCGTGATCGCGCCGGGCAGCGATCCGGCCGAGGCGCAGCGGTTCGCGGCCCTCGCGGATGCCAGGGTGGCGGTGCTGGATTCGGTCGACGGGTTGCCCGAGGTGCTGGAATCGCTGCTGCGGCACTGA
- a CDS encoding AAA family ATPase: MTLTDGCATSAGGALAPADVVVDRAREIQLVEAALASGAHVVLEGPPGTGKSTLLRDLAVRRASSFVLVEGNAELTPARIVGQFDPAQVLQRGYDPAIFVDGPLLTAMREGGLFYVEEINRVPEETLNTLITVMSEREIAVPRLGTIAAAPGFALVAAMNPFDAVGTARISSAVHDRMCRVAMDYQSAEAEQTIVARRAPRVSDEWRSRAVELVRATRSHPDLRVGSSVRGAIDLVGVAHHLAAARGAPTADWHVGLDAARVALSGRVQVHRSAGRTAEDVIEEIYTAVFGPAPDTPEPSEAGGPGER, translated from the coding sequence GTGACCCTCACCGACGGGTGTGCCACGTCGGCGGGCGGCGCGCTCGCGCCCGCCGACGTCGTCGTCGACCGCGCCAGGGAGATCCAGCTCGTGGAGGCCGCCCTGGCCAGTGGCGCGCACGTCGTCCTGGAAGGCCCGCCCGGCACCGGCAAGAGCACGCTGCTGCGTGATCTGGCGGTGCGCCGCGCCAGCTCGTTCGTGCTGGTGGAGGGCAATGCGGAGCTGACCCCGGCGCGCATCGTCGGCCAGTTCGACCCCGCGCAGGTGTTGCAGCGCGGCTACGACCCGGCGATCTTCGTGGACGGACCGCTGCTCACCGCGATGCGCGAGGGCGGGCTGTTCTACGTCGAGGAGATCAACCGGGTGCCGGAGGAAACCCTCAACACGCTGATCACGGTGATGTCCGAGCGGGAGATCGCGGTGCCACGGCTCGGCACGATCGCCGCCGCGCCCGGCTTCGCGCTGGTCGCGGCGATGAACCCGTTCGACGCGGTGGGCACCGCGCGCATCTCGAGCGCGGTGCACGACCGGATGTGCCGGGTCGCGATGGACTACCAGTCGGCCGAGGCCGAGCAGACCATCGTGGCGCGGCGGGCCCCGCGCGTGTCCGACGAGTGGCGGTCGCGGGCGGTGGAGTTGGTGCGGGCGACGCGGTCGCACCCCGATCTGCGGGTGGGGTCCTCGGTGCGCGGGGCGATCGATCTGGTCGGTGTCGCCCACCATCTGGCGGCGGCGCGCGGCGCGCCCACGGCGGACTGGCACGTGGGGCTGGACGCGGCGCGGGTCGCGCTGAGCGGTCGGGTGCAGGTGCACCGATCGGCGGGCCGCACCGCCGAGGACGTGATCGAGGAGATCTATACCGCCGTCTTCGGTCCCGCGCCGGACACGCCGGAGCCCTCGGAGGCGGGTGGTCCGGGGGAACGCTGA
- a CDS encoding NDMA-dependent alcohol dehydrogenase: MKTKAAVVRQAGKPIEIEELELDKPREGEVLIRYLYGGLCHSDVHIAHGDLEARLPMVLGHEGAGIIEEVGPGVTRVKPGDHVVCSFIPNCGTCRYCSSGQQSICDMGATILDGYLPGERFPITGPLGRYGAMCMLGTFSQYGVIHQNSCVKVDDDLPLDKAVLVGCGVPTGWGAAVNTAEVKAGQTVVVMGIGGIGINAVQGAALAGAKNVIAIDPLPNKREKAMELGATHAFASADEAMQTITDLTRGQMADSAILTPGLMTSEIVQGGFDAVGKGGVVVLTGLNKLEETTVQLSGSVMTLFRKQLRGSLFGDCNPTVDIPRILGLYQSGDLKLDELITKTYTLEQVNEGYDDLLNGKNVRGVLVHDHS, from the coding sequence ATGAAAACCAAGGCCGCTGTGGTCCGTCAGGCGGGCAAGCCGATCGAGATCGAGGAGCTGGAGCTCGACAAGCCGCGCGAGGGCGAAGTGCTCATCCGCTACCTCTACGGCGGGTTGTGCCATTCCGACGTGCACATCGCCCACGGTGATCTCGAGGCGCGGCTGCCGATGGTGCTCGGACACGAGGGCGCGGGCATCATCGAGGAGGTCGGGCCCGGGGTCACCCGCGTCAAGCCCGGCGACCACGTCGTCTGTTCGTTCATCCCCAACTGCGGCACCTGCCGCTACTGCTCGAGCGGCCAGCAGTCGATCTGCGACATGGGCGCCACGATTCTGGACGGCTACCTGCCGGGCGAGCGGTTCCCGATCACCGGCCCGCTGGGCCGGTACGGTGCGATGTGCATGCTCGGCACGTTCAGCCAGTACGGCGTGATCCACCAGAACTCGTGCGTGAAGGTCGACGACGACCTGCCCCTGGACAAGGCGGTGCTGGTCGGCTGCGGTGTGCCCACCGGCTGGGGCGCGGCGGTCAACACCGCCGAGGTCAAGGCGGGCCAGACCGTCGTGGTGATGGGGATCGGCGGCATCGGCATCAACGCCGTGCAGGGCGCGGCGCTGGCCGGGGCGAAGAACGTCATCGCGATCGACCCGCTGCCGAACAAGCGGGAGAAGGCGATGGAGCTGGGCGCCACGCACGCCTTCGCCAGCGCCGACGAGGCCATGCAGACCATCACCGACCTGACCCGCGGCCAGATGGCGGACTCGGCGATCCTGACCCCCGGCCTGATGACCTCCGAGATCGTGCAGGGCGGCTTCGACGCGGTCGGCAAGGGCGGCGTGGTGGTGCTCACCGGCCTGAACAAGCTCGAGGAGACCACCGTCCAGCTGTCCGGCTCGGTGATGACGCTGTTCCGTAAGCAACTGCGCGGCAGCCTGTTCGGTGACTGCAACCCGACCGTCGACATCCCGCGCATCCTGGGCCTGTACCAGTCCGGCGACCTCAAGCTCGACGAGCTGATCACCAAGACCTACACCCTGGAACAGGTCAACGAGGGCTACGACGACCTGCTCAACGGCAAGAACGTGCGCGGCGTGCTCGTGCACGACCACTCGTGA